A region of Pyxidicoccus parkwaysis DNA encodes the following proteins:
- a CDS encoding RNA polymerase sigma factor, whose translation MLGPETSDERLMLAFQAGDARAFETLVRKHRTPVFNFILRFVGHRARAEDVLQETWLKVVRSAGEYTPKAKFTTWLYTIARNLCVDSARKESYRQASSLEAPATGTDGDEGRPLGEGLPDTGASPERGAYNARLRPLLERALASLPEEQREVFILREYSGIPFKDIAEVTGVSENTVKSRMRYALDGLRRRLAEMGVDGDLAEDGRTVTG comes from the coding sequence GTGTTGGGACCGGAGACCTCAGACGAGCGGCTGATGCTCGCCTTCCAGGCGGGGGACGCGCGCGCGTTCGAGACGTTGGTGCGCAAGCACCGGACGCCGGTGTTCAACTTCATCCTCCGATTCGTCGGGCATCGGGCACGGGCGGAGGACGTGCTGCAAGAGACGTGGCTGAAGGTGGTACGGAGCGCCGGCGAGTACACGCCCAAGGCGAAGTTCACGACCTGGCTCTATACGATTGCGAGGAACCTCTGCGTGGACAGCGCGCGCAAAGAGAGCTACCGCCAGGCGTCGTCCCTGGAAGCCCCCGCGACGGGGACGGACGGAGACGAAGGACGTCCGCTGGGCGAAGGTCTACCGGACACGGGCGCCAGCCCCGAGCGCGGCGCCTACAACGCCCGCCTGCGCCCCCTGTTGGAGCGCGCCCTGGCATCCCTCCCGGAGGAGCAGCGAGAAGTGTTCATCCTTCGTGAGTACAGCGGCATTCCCTTCAAGGACATCGCCGAGGTGACGGGCGTGTCCGAGAACACCGTGAAGAGCCGGATGCGCTACGCGCTCGACGGGTTGCGACGACGCCTGGCGGAGATGGGCGTGGACGGCGACCTCGCCGAGGACGGAAGGACGGTGACGGGATGA